The Chroicocephalus ridibundus chromosome 27, bChrRid1.1, whole genome shotgun sequence genome has a segment encoding these proteins:
- the LOC134507730 gene encoding butyrophilin subfamily 3 member A2-like — protein sequence MDKQKQLPFYLHTGQFFSSPPGSSVIGVIGEGVVLPCHVVADNVPEIFSVQWIFHEQSQEITVSRYDGKSKKEKQDERYQGRTEFFHSEFRAGNMSLHLKNVRSSDKGSYTCVVSFSDTHRDMLIELQVAATGGVPSIFLRSHEKQGIDLTCHASGWFPKPEVIWLDGQGRVRKEPSTTKMTMMPTGLYRVVTSMNLEPSSDMEVSCRIVNNLLNTTSESRVLITDIFFPHISKWLITFLVILCLSMVLISTVSFKLRSNHKKTTSAVKAKMEIEEEKKQLESTLEEEKNKHRAAKSELKKRFVRLRTELDFWESRSYAVPITVKSDCRVLELHLPGVPGVESNTSEPAGTNTPCTVPVLVGKEGFAAGKHYWEVEVGQEQDWVLGVVREKGRQEGMRPGEDYWALHRSQGQIFCSTGDHKIEKQQMSYSVIGVLLDLDRERVKFYEAEQIRIIVRMPLRLGTEPAEKFYPFLSKTEGTGTPRIHPVSIPVPLETL from the exons ATGGACAAACAGAAACAGCTGCCATTTTATCTTCACACAGGTCAATTTTTTAGCTCTCCTCCTGGTAGTTCCGTCATTGGAGTCATTGGAGAAGGGGTCGTTCTGCCTTGCCACGTGGTAGCAGATAACGTTCCTGAGATATTCTCTGTCCAGTGGATATTTCACGAGCAGTCTCAAGAAATAACTGTGAGCAGATAtgatggaaaaagtaaaaaggagaaacaggatgAGAGATATCAAGGCAGAACAGAATTCTTCCACAGTGAATTTAGAGCTGGCAACATGTCTCTGCACTTGAAGAACGTCAGGAGCTCTGACAAAGGATCATACACTTGTGTGGTCTCTTTCAGTGACACACACCGTGATATGTTGATTGAACTGCAAGTGGCAG CGACAGGTGGTGTGCCTTCCATTTTTCTGAGGAGTCATGAGAAGCAGGGCATTGACCTCACCTGCCATGCATCCGGATGGTTTCCCAAACCTGAGGTGATTTGGCTGGATGGCCAAGGACGGGTCCGGAAGGAACCATCGACCACAAAGATGACAATGATGCCTACAGGCCTATACCGTGTTGTAACTTCCATGAACCTAGAACCGAGCTCTGACATGGAAGTCTCCTGCAGGATAGTCAACAATCTGCTAAATACAACGAGCGAGTCTCGAGTCCTCATCACAG atattttctttccccacaTTTCAAAATGGCTGATTACCTTCCTGGTAATTTTATGTCTTAGCATGGTCCTAATTTCCACTGTATCTTTTAAGCTGAGAAGTAA TCACAAGAAAACAACTAGCGCAG taaaagcGAAGATGGAAATAGAAGAAG aaaaaaaacaactcgaGTCAACGTTAG aagaagaaaaaaacaaacatcgaGCAG CAAAGTCGGAACTCAAGAAACGTTTTG TTCGACTGAGAACAGAGCTGG aTTTCTGGGAATCCCGGAGCTATGCAG TTCCCATTACTGTGAAATCTGACTGCCGAGTCCTGGAGCTCCATCTGCCAGGGGTTCCAGGTGTGGAGAGCAACACGTCTGAACCTGCTGGCACGAACACTCCCTGCACAGTCCCTGTcctggtggggaaggaagggtttGCAGCTGGGAAACACTactgggaggtggaggtgggccAGGAGCAGgactgggtgctgggggtggtgagggagaaagggagacagGAAGGGATGCGTCCCGGGGAGGACTACTGGGCTCTGCACAGGTCCCAGGGACAGATTTTCTGTAGCACCGGAGACCACAAGATTGAGAAGCAGCAGATGAGTTATTCAGTGATTGGTGTGCTTCTGGACTTGGACAGAGAGCGAGTGAAATTTTATGAAGCAGAGCAGATACGCATCATAGTGAGAATGCCTCTAAGGCTTGGAACGGAACCTGCAGAAAAGTTTTACCCATTTCTATCCAAAACGGAAGGGACAGGCACACCTCGTATCCACCCGGTCTCAATCCCAGTCCCTTTGGAGACACTGTAA